From the Skermanella rosea genome, one window contains:
- a CDS encoding SDR family oxidoreductase, translating to MSKTLFDLTGRTALVTGSSRGLGNAMARGLAEAGAAVILNGSDADRLGAAASALRGDGHTVLESRFDVTDEAAVAAAFEALDRQGVEVDILVNNAGIQLRKPMVDLSTEEWRRVIEINLTSAFVIGREAARRMIPRGRGKIVNIGSLMSDLARATIAPYTVAKGGIKMLTRAMTAEWAESGIQANAIGPGYMTTDMNRALMDNPTFDAWVKGRTPSRRWGRPDELVGTVVFLASPASDYVNGQIIYVDGGMLAVL from the coding sequence GTGTCGAAGACGCTTTTTGACCTCACCGGCCGCACGGCCCTCGTCACCGGATCGTCCCGCGGCCTGGGCAACGCGATGGCGCGCGGGCTGGCCGAGGCCGGGGCCGCCGTGATCCTCAACGGCTCCGATGCCGATCGCCTCGGCGCCGCCGCGTCGGCCCTTCGGGGCGACGGCCATACCGTCCTGGAATCCCGGTTCGACGTGACCGACGAAGCGGCGGTCGCGGCGGCTTTCGAAGCCCTCGACCGCCAGGGGGTCGAGGTCGACATCCTGGTCAACAACGCCGGTATCCAGCTGCGGAAGCCCATGGTCGACCTCTCGACCGAGGAGTGGCGCCGGGTCATCGAGATCAACCTGACCAGCGCCTTCGTGATCGGGCGCGAGGCGGCCCGCCGCATGATTCCACGCGGCCGGGGCAAGATCGTCAATATCGGTTCGCTCATGAGCGACCTGGCCCGAGCCACCATCGCGCCCTACACGGTCGCCAAGGGCGGGATCAAGATGCTGACCCGCGCCATGACGGCGGAATGGGCCGAGTCCGGGATCCAGGCCAACGCGATCGGCCCCGGCTACATGACGACCGACATGAACCGGGCCCTGATGGACAACCCGACCTTCGACGCCTGGGTCAAGGGGCGGACGCCGTCCCGGCGCTGGGGCCGTCCCGACGAACTGGTCGGAACCGTCGTCTTCCTGGCCTCGCCGGCATCCGACTACGTCAACGGGCAGATCATCTATGTCGACGGCGGGATGCTCGCCGTCCTGTGA
- a CDS encoding hybrid sensor histidine kinase/response regulator: protein MFDHDVEQALAIAEDAREEAAQLSLELDRVKSLLAARTLEIEHANRKIDHQERLLDALSRQIEENAREAQAAGMVMAEELQILIEELTVSNDELIRANQELEHRVSERTLEIEESERLLSMAQRYAGAGTWDWRIDTGEFTWSETYFDLYGLDPGTVKPSLECWLESIHPDDRAKTDRILQETLQGSAPDFYVQYRITHPDKGMRWLEGRGQILRDGRGRPIRMTGLNLDVTDRKLAEEALCKVRDEAIAARAEAEEASRAKSRFLASVSHDLRQPVTSANLFLHLLMQQKLDPGDRELVEPLANSLDSLTGMLNGLLEVARLDAGIVRADLRVFELDELLQRLHGEFQGPARTAGLRLHMPPVDLTVRSDPLLVELVLRNLISNAIKYTLEGGVTVFTHVRDGRAVLEVGDTGRGIAPGELCRIFEDYYQIDDRSHDHSRGFGIGLATARRVSELLGTRIDVVSEVGRGSVFSLILPLAGEESAPAADVQGLASDILAGSSALVIDDEPLVLQAMELMLASWGLDVHAVRTLEEMETILAGIDTPPTLVVADYTLGHGQRGTEAVVIARRHGTRGAILLTGDTSPERLAEAEKADCHLVHKPVLADKLRALVVDICSAA from the coding sequence ATGTTCGACCATGATGTCGAGCAGGCGCTCGCGATCGCCGAGGATGCCCGCGAGGAGGCTGCCCAGCTTTCCCTCGAACTCGACAGGGTGAAGTCGCTCCTCGCGGCGAGGACGCTGGAGATCGAGCACGCCAACAGGAAGATCGACCATCAGGAAAGGCTGCTCGACGCGCTGTCGCGCCAGATCGAGGAGAATGCCCGCGAGGCCCAGGCGGCCGGTATGGTCATGGCGGAGGAACTCCAGATCCTCATCGAGGAACTGACCGTTTCCAACGACGAGCTCATCCGGGCGAACCAGGAGCTGGAACATCGGGTGTCCGAGCGTACCCTGGAGATCGAGGAGAGCGAACGCCTCCTCTCCATGGCACAGCGCTATGCCGGGGCGGGCACCTGGGACTGGCGAATCGACACCGGCGAATTCACCTGGTCGGAAACATATTTCGACCTCTATGGCCTGGATCCCGGGACTGTCAAGCCGTCGCTGGAATGCTGGTTGGAGAGCATCCACCCCGACGACCGGGCGAAGACCGATCGCATCCTGCAAGAGACCCTTCAGGGCAGCGCGCCCGATTTCTACGTGCAGTACCGGATCACGCACCCGGACAAAGGTATGCGGTGGCTGGAAGGAAGAGGGCAGATCCTCCGCGACGGCCGGGGCCGCCCGATCCGCATGACCGGCCTGAACCTGGACGTGACCGACCGGAAGCTTGCCGAGGAAGCCCTGTGCAAGGTCCGAGACGAAGCGATCGCCGCGCGCGCCGAGGCGGAGGAGGCCAGCCGGGCGAAGTCGCGCTTCCTGGCGTCGGTCAGCCACGATCTCCGCCAGCCCGTCACCTCGGCCAACCTGTTCCTCCACCTGCTGATGCAACAGAAGCTCGATCCCGGGGACCGCGAGCTGGTCGAGCCGCTTGCCAACAGCCTCGACAGCCTGACGGGAATGCTGAACGGGCTGCTCGAGGTGGCACGGCTGGACGCGGGAATCGTCCGGGCCGATCTGCGCGTCTTCGAACTCGATGAACTGCTCCAGCGCCTCCATGGCGAGTTCCAGGGGCCGGCCCGGACAGCCGGCCTCCGCCTGCACATGCCGCCCGTGGACCTGACGGTCCGCTCGGATCCCCTGCTGGTCGAGCTTGTCCTGCGCAATCTCATCTCCAATGCGATCAAGTACACGTTGGAAGGCGGCGTGACGGTGTTCACCCATGTCCGCGACGGTCGGGCCGTCCTGGAAGTGGGCGACACCGGGCGGGGCATAGCGCCCGGGGAGCTCTGCCGCATCTTCGAGGACTACTATCAGATCGACGACAGGTCGCACGACCATTCCCGAGGGTTCGGCATCGGCCTGGCCACGGCGCGGCGGGTTTCGGAACTGCTCGGTACCCGGATCGACGTGGTCTCGGAAGTCGGGCGCGGGTCGGTCTTCTCGCTGATCCTGCCCCTCGCGGGCGAGGAGTCCGCCCCCGCCGCGGACGTCCAGGGTCTCGCCTCGGACATCCTGGCGGGGTCCTCGGCCCTGGTGATCGACGACGAGCCGCTGGTCCTCCAGGCGATGGAGCTGATGCTGGCTTCGTGGGGTCTCGACGTCCACGCCGTCCGTACCCTGGAAGAGATGGAAACCATCCTCGCGGGGATCGATACACCGCCGACCCTCGTGGTCGCCGACTATACCCTGGGGCACGGCCAGCGCGGCACCGAGGCCGTCGTC